A single Arcobacter sp. FWKO B DNA region contains:
- a CDS encoding tRNA (cytidine(34)-2'-O)-methyltransferase — MKHFNIVLHEPRIPQNTGTIGRLCYAASASLHLIKPYGFEITEKALRRAGLDYWSELKVYEYENIEEFWKIHPLNDRHFFATTKTTNSYFDLSYQEDDYFYFGREDAGLPKEIIELNEKNNIRIPMVAEARSLNIANSVSIVLYEAIRQCGV, encoded by the coding sequence ATGAAACATTTTAATATTGTATTACATGAGCCAAGAATCCCACAAAATACGGGAACTATAGGCAGACTTTGCTACGCTGCAAGTGCAAGCTTACATCTTATCAAGCCTTATGGCTTTGAGATTACAGAAAAAGCCTTAAGAAGGGCAGGACTTGATTATTGGAGTGAGCTTAAAGTTTATGAATATGAAAATATTGAAGAGTTTTGGAAGATTCATCCACTAAATGATAGACATTTTTTTGCAACTACAAAAACAACAAACTCTTATTTTGATTTAAGCTACCAAGAAGATGATTACTTTTATTTTGGTAGAGAAGATGCTGGTCTTCCAAAAGAGATAATTGAACTAAATGAAAAAAACAACATAAGAATACCGATGGTTGCAGAGGCAAGATCACTTAATATTGCAAATTCTGTCTCTATTGTTTTATATGAAGCTATAAGGCAGTGTGGAGTTTAA